The genomic stretch AGTCAAGGAAAATTATAACTTTGAAGGTGGGAGAAATGTGAATGTTAAATATTTCAGTTACaaatttcttaattttaattaaaaataattgtccAATATTTCTTTGATATGTAGTTTTAACCTTGTCTAAGTGTAGGGATGTCAATTCGGCGGGGCGAGGGCGCGAAATATATTTTCATCACAATTCCCGCCCTCGAATTTATTCTCCATCCCCGCTTCGGATCCCCGCTACGGGGGGTTTTcttccccatccccgtccccgcagATCCCCATGGTTCATGCGGAgatccataaacatgattttttttattaattattttaattcaaattaaaagtaaaagcttaaaaaactaaccacaaaaaatttagaaattattcctttatgataaatatattgttttaacaataattaatctataatattgagtgttaTGACCACCAtaatttcaaactattttttttttgaaataatcatttaaatatcactcttttactaacaatacatgtacattttaaatttgtgtataagattaattatatgaaaggaaaaataaacttacataataatttaaaattatatataaattaaggacATAATGCTATTTTAGGTGGGGCGGGACTCCACGGGCGGGGGACATTTACGCCTCCCCCGCCCCCGAAGTaccttcggggagactttgttccccatctCCGTCCTCGTGGGGGGAAAATTCcccgtctttggggccccaaacaGGGAATCCCTGTAACGCccgaaaatttaattaattatctaattaaattatttcagaattatttgttggaattatgGGAATTGTGATATATTGGGTTAAGCGGCTATTGTGAAATTAATTGAGTTGATTAAGTTGGGGaagtaatattaaaattattattattattattattattattattattattattattattattattattattattattattatttatatgggCTTTTAATGGTTAGAAGTAGTAAAAGAGGGGAGGTGTGGAAAGGAAGCTCAATAagagtaataaaaacaaaatattattattttgtttaaaatgaataaaagaagGGAAATTAAGGTATCAGTAGGTTTTGTGGAGAAGTGCTAGCAAAGGAAAAAGAAGGAAAGAACGAACGTTTTGGATAATGGGTTGTCGTGAAGAAGAGAAGGAAAAAGAGATACGTGAGCTATACCGAGAAGGAGAAAACAGAAGAATTTTGTGAAGCCAGAAGCTTGGAATTCGAGCGGAAATCGTagagcggactccgaatacaaggtaagggtggagttcaACTATATAACCAGAATTATGATGAATAATATGTGGGATTTTTTGGTGTTGAAATCTCTATTGTGCTTGGTTGTTTTGTTGTCTATGTTGATATTATTGTTGAGATAATTCTCTGAAATTGATGATGAAGCTGATTTTATTATGTGAATAGTATGTTGTTAAAAATGTATATGTGTCACTGTAATCTGAATTAGATTCTATAATTTCTGGATGCCATGAAAAATTGAACGATGAATTGGGACTGAAAACTGGAACCTGAGAGGAGAAATAAAGAGAAATAGAAAAATGGGGGTGGGGGCCCATAGCAATGGGGTGGGCGCCCCAGGtctataaaaagaaagaaaaatggggGTGGGGGCCCCATACCAATGGGGTGGGTGCCCAGgtctataataaaaataaaataagaacaatgGGGGTGGGCGGCCCATACATGAGGGATGGGCATCCTAGTAgtgtttttccaatttttttctatcccttatttaatttaatttcattcaATGAAAACATGTTTTAACCTACCAGTAATTAAAATAGTAGAACACATCTTTCGGAATTTTAGAACGAGTTGCAGGAACTGTATATTAGCAGCAAGAAATAACTTGATGATAGGTTCaaccaaaataaaattaacagAAGTGTGTATGACTCAATTGGTAGCCTGATTTGGAATTTTAGCAGAAAAGATTTGTTAGTAGCATGTGTATGTTAGTAACAGTAGTATAATTAACAAAAGTATTATAAATAACAGAAGTGGTATAAATGACAGATGTAGTATATTTGTAATAGTTAAATTTAATTAGTAACATGCTTATTAAGATAATAGAGAAATGAAATGGTAGGAGTAGGATTTTGTAACAGAGTGTGTTGATAACAACAGGCGTAATAGCAGATAGCAGGTGCTTAGTAGCAGAGCCAATGTTAATGGCAGAGAACTAGTTTTAATAATAGAAAATTGATGAGAATTGCACCGAATAGAATATTAGTAATTTTAAtcgacaaaaaaaattaattaagcgGATTGAATCGAAAACTGTCTGAATAATTACGGAATGCGTGTAGGTTGTTTTGGTTGAATTTGGTATATTGAATATTTGCCGAATTGTGTGAAATTGCAGGTGAAGTGAGTTGGTGAATTGCCACTGTTTATTGGCAAGATAGTTTTATAGGCTTTATGGCCAAATGTTGTTCTGCCGTTAAATTGCCGTGAATTATTTGTGTTGATTTATGGATGTTGGTTTGTTGTCGATATGTTGTCgtggtatgttgttgttgatttgtggTATTGGTATGTTGATactaagttgtaggcctatggccagtaacgatgtgatgatgatgaattacctctattttttcttaataacagtgatataggcgtatgcctcgtgaaGAGTTTTATTgtgattaggggtggcaaaatgggccgttcgtcccgccttatgcccgccaaaaaacgagcgggacgGGCATGCCCAccaagtgaaatgggcataaaaatcatgcccgccccgccaagatggagGGTTGGCGGGTGGtgggcttgcccgcctatttttatttatatttttttcattttttaaatagattaatagttttttttaccttttaattaaatttttcacttattttttataaaagcaattgtttaacaaattttacttaaaaaaatattacatatatttacaaataaatatataaaataaaccattaagaattggaattactagaattaactaaaaaagagggaattttggaggaggggcgggctttggcgggcggcgggcattGGCTGGACGgactatggcgggcggcgggttttggcggggcgggctttggcgagcggcgggtttaaaatcccaacccaacccgccattttttggcgggtgcgcgggccgacCCAACggccacgacccgttttgccacccctagttgtgATTGTGGATGTGATGTTGCATGTGTCCAGTCACATGCATTGCATAATTCTGTGACGGCCTGGACTGGCAaaatagtgacgaaggcttatgcctgttttgatgtgCCTCtaataactggcaattggcgatgggcgCTGAAGCCCTggataccacatgcatgtgcattgttaGTGTCACATCTTGTTTTGCATAAGTGTAATTTAATTGTGAAGTGCTATGACGTGATTTTATGAATGTATATGATGTATTGTGACTTGAAGTATGACGTGAATTGCTTGTTGGATATTATGACGTGAATTGCGATGTTAATACTGCGGAGTGGTGAATTTATGATACTCGAACTCTAAtgcatattgtttatcatactcCTGTttatatggttcgatatctcacccttctgtttgaatgttacccctatgttggtaacgtgcagattAAGAAGATTAGTGCGCTTTCGAAATAGCTTGGAAGATGTTAGTCTTTCGTTGCTTCTGTTGAgtcgggtcttgctctgatacgtaacactcgggaaAGGATGGATATTTAGTCGTTGTGTATAGATGTGAATATTGTTTTGGTAACATGAACATGAATAATTTCCACTGTGTATGAAAATGTGAAGTTTAATATTTATGAAGTATACATTGGTTCATCTGAATAttagtgttatgtatctgttttaTTAAAATGAGAAGATATTTTGTGATGTATGATTTAATGTAATGCGTGACATCATGATTTCATATGTATTGATTGGAAAAAAATTActctgatttttttaatattcgaCGGGgtaaattgggatgttacaatcCCCACGGGGATCCCCGCTAACGGAGGCAAGTCGACATCCCTATTTTAGTGACGTTTGTTTCATGAATTGCAAATTTATTCTCAGACATGTGGTCTTAAATATCAATTATTCTTGTGTTCTCGTAAATAACATTAAATGTATTTCATAAATGTTTATTGGAAACTAAATTCCTTgccaaacaaattgatgtgaataATTTTCATATAGTAATATtccgaaaaataatattttcaaaattttaatttcaaaccTTTAAACGAACACACCTTAAAAAATTTGATTCGAGAAATATAGTCTTAAATTTTCATGATTAGTCATATAATTGACTTGAGAAACATAATGGACATGAATACAAGACTCGTTCATGAACATCTCTTAATCATTAACTATTAAATAAGGACTTAGATAAATAAAACTAGCTATATCACATATCAGCAATTCAACTTTTATTTAGTAAACGAGCACCAACCCATCTTTCTCCCATGCTATTTTAACCTCACTCTTGCTTTTATAAAGATTTTCTTCTAGGTCATAGAAGTACTgcacaattaatataaatatatcaattttgatatatatatatatatatatatatatatatatatatatatatatatatatatatatatatatatatatatatatatatatatatatatatatatatatcatcctCAATCTATTGACTTGAaggaaacaaaacaaaataaattagaaGCATGCAATTGTTACCTTATAAACCCTGTCAGACTTTATTCTACGTTCTTCTGTCACCCATGTTCTGAGTAACCATTCGCAGCAAGATGAAGTGTTGTCATGGTAAGTGCACAAGACAATATTATGAGACAATCCTCAATTATGTTTGATTTTTGACAATGTTTTGTTTGTTGCTTTTGAAAAACTTTCGTTGTTTGAATGATTCATGTCTACACCGTGCACCCTTATACATGTTAGTCAAACATGTACAATTAATTGAACATTAAAGAAAATATGCACAAACAAACACATTTAAATTCGTTAGAGTTGTAGTTAGTAAAAATTAAGAATGAAGATTCATATGatacaaaaaatttatatattataatgaaTGCATACAACTTATCACAAGTTGTTCCTTTAatttatttcttctcttttttgttgTAGTGTGAGAATGGTGTTGGTAAGAGGTAAATTTATATTCTCAAAAATAAATGTATAGATATGTAGATGTGAGTTTATTGTATTTAAGTTAGTGACTGAATTCAATTAATCTACTCAATATTGAAAGAAATTGAAATATTGCATCGAGAAATTTACTCAACATCAATTGCATTATATAATAGAGGCAATGCCatacaaaaattacaaaatattttgaaatacaaaaaagaaaaagctgTGGTGTGGTGTGAGGGAAGGATCCCTTGCTCAAAAGAGCATACTCAACACCAAAATATTCAACTCACATTATtgcaaaaaaccaaaaaaatatcaAGCACAACCATTGTGTGATTACATAGATTCTACTTTCTCAACACCATTTACTTGCCACTTGCAAGCTGGTTGCGGATGAGTTTTGTGGCCGCAACCATGTTTGTGAGGGCAGGATTCACCTCGGTGTACTTGCGAGTCTTGAGACCGCAATCAGGATTGACCCACAAAATGTTGGTCTCGAGCACAGCAAGCATCTTGTTCATCCTATCAGCAATTTCTTCGGTTGGTGGTATTCTTGGGGAGTGAATGTCGTAAACTCCAGGGCCGATTCCAGCTCCATACTTAACTCCATCGCGGAACACCCTTAGGAGCTTTTCGTCAGAGCGAGAATTCTCAATGGTGATCACATCAGCATCCATGTcaatgattgagtggatgatatcATTGAAGTGAGAGTAGCACATGTGTGTATGGATCTGAGTAGTATCCTGCACACCAACATTGGTGATCCTGAAGGCATGGACAGCCCAGTCCAAGTATTGAGCTTGTGCCGCTTTCCTCAATGGTAGCCCTTCTCTCAAGGCAGCCTCGTCGATTTGGATAACAGTGATACCGGCTTTTTCAAGGTCTTCGACTTCATCCTTGATAGCCAAAGCAATCTGATAGGTAGTCTCGGATCTGTAGAACGATGATTACGGTACAGCGTTAACAATAAAGAGCATAAACTGATTAAAATTTAGAGTTTTTCACACCATGTTAAGATGAGTCTGAATTTATACCTAGGCTGGTCATTTCGAACAAAGGACCAATTGAGAATGGTGACGGGACCGGTAAGCATTCCCTTCATTGGACGTTTGGTCATGCTCTGAGCAGTAGATGACCAGAAGACAGTCATTGGTTTGGGACGGCTCACGTCACCGTAGATGATCGGTGGCTTCACGCAGCGAGATCCATAAGATTGCACCCAACCATTAACAGTGAAGGCAAAGCCTGACAATTGCTCACCAAAGTACTCAACCATATCGTTTCTCTGCAATGAAAGGCAGCAAAACAGTTAATCGGAAGTACAATTAGGAATCGACATTATCATAATGAAGTGCGTAAAATCTTGCAATAGTATGAGAACTAACCTCAGGCTCTCCGTGTACAAGGACGTCAATATCGAGCTTTTCTTGGAGTTCAACGACTTTACGGATTTCCTCTTTAATTTCTTTAACATACTCTTCCTCTGAGATCCTGTAAAAGAAAAACAAGGTTAGAGTCAATAAAAACACGGAAAATGGTGAAGAAAGCCGAGCCAAGCTATCAGTTACGGGTATATCTTACTTGTTAGCCTTGTATTCACGTCGCACCCTTCTCAATTCAGGAGTCTGAGGGAAGGAACCAATGGTAGTGGTTGGAAGGACGGGAAGGTTGAGCTTCTTCTGTTGTGCGTCGAGTCTGGTGCTGACGTTTGTGGCACGGCGATGGTCAGAACCCTTCAATGCAGCAGCCTGCGAGGGAAAAATAAAGGATGTCATAACTAACACTAGAATGAATTTCGTGATTCTGATTAAAAAAACGATGAGTCGAACACTCACAGCCTTCTGAACAGCCTCGTTAGTCACTCTCGGAGAGGTCTTTCTTGAAGCCAGAGCTGCGGAGTTAGAAGAGAAGAAGGCATCGTCTTTTTGACCAGCCAATGCATTGGCCAATGCATTTACTTCAACAACCTTTTGGGCAGCAAAAGCTAGCCATGATTTAATCTCGTTATCCAACTTGGTCTCGTTAACGAGATCAACAGCGGTGTGGAGAAGTGAACAAGAGGTTGACACAACTAGTTTATCTGCACACATTTTTTAAAACAGTTTAATTAAGCTCTCATCATTTAAGGCTTATGTAAGCTGAAAACAGCTTATGGACTTCAAACAGCTTAACAAGTACTTAAATCAATAGGTAAGTCTTAAAAGAAAAGTCTGACAAAATTTTCATGAAATGCTTGTTTTGACGAAATACCTTTTCCGACGACGTTCTCGAGCCCGTTTAATGTAATCAGAGAAGCAGTGAGATCATTAGCCCAAATGTTCCTTCCGTCAACAACTCCAGCGAACAAATATTTTCCGCTAGGAAATCCACCCTTGATCAAATCAACAGTCTTAGCTCCACGGACTAAATCAACTCCGAATGCTGTAACGCCGGGCAGACTTGTGAGCGTCTTGTATGCGTCAGCAGGAATGTCGGCAAAGTAGGTCTCAACGAGAACATTTAAACCAGATAAAGAGGAAGCAAGATCTGAGTATGCTGCAGTAAATGCATGCAACTTGTGAGGTTCAAGATCCAAGACAAGTGTAGGCTCGTCGAATTGAATCCATGAAGCACCAGCTGCCTTAAGATCCTCCACAACTTCCctgatttaataataataataataataataataagcaagTTAGAGAAGTAACATGGATATAGGCCTTGTGCAGATAAAAAGCCTAATTAAGCGCTTATCATTTAAGTACTTCTCGATAAGCTAGATTCTTACTTGTAGACAGCAATGACTTTAGGGAGGAGAGTAAGAAGATCAAAGGATGGATCAACACCGTTCGCAGGCTTGGATAGCAACAAGTATGTTACGGGGCCGACAAGGACCGGAATTGTGTCTACTCCAAGCTGAAAGCAAAATTAAAGTAAAGATCGGTAAACACGAGAAAAGAATCCCGCATACGATGCAAAAACCATCATCACAAGTTAATCCAAATTACTATAAATGCATACCGCCTTGGCTTCCTTGTACTCATTCACGGCCTTGTGAGAAGCGTAAGTGAACTTCGTATCAGGTCCCAATTCAGGGACAATGAAGTGGCTGAATCAGCGCGCGTAAACACAGAATTTCAGTAATTAGGTCATTATCATAAGCATTGAATCATTATGAACAATATGAGCCATCATCACTTACTAGTTGGTGTCGAACCACTTGGTCATCTCCATGGCAGGCACGGTCGCATTACCTCTGCCCATGGAGAAGTAGGTATCAAATCCAATCTCACCGCCGGTCCATCCGTATCTTGGTGGAACGGCACCGAGCATGGCGGTGGTATTGAGCACCTGATCGTAGTATGCGAAAGTGTTGCTAGGGATGTACTTGATCCCGGCACTAGCCATCTGTTTCCAGATAGATGCCCTGAGATCAGCAGCCACCTTTTCCAAATCCTCGGCGCTGCTCTTCTTATCCCAGAATGACTCGAGGGCGAACTTGAGCTCTCTCTTGGGGCCCATGCGAGGATATCCAACAATGTGTGATGCCATTTTCTGCAACACCAGATAAAAATTGATCAGAAAAATCTCAGTCCTCTATGTTTCATAAATTCCGATACACACAAAAACACAAAATCAAAAGCTAGATCACTTTTTCATAAATTCACATAGTCATTACAATTGGTAAATCAAAACCATATGATGAAGATCAGATGATTCATATTTTTGATTTACATCCGATATGAAACTCCGATACACACGAACACCAAACACGTCACATACACTGATATAACATATAACATGTCCGTGACTCCGATTGAGGCTGCGGCATATGAGTTTTCAATGCCTCAGTTACCGCAACCATTACTGCGATAATCGCCTATTAAAACCTTATAGCACATGATCATTGAATATtagttttatttcaaaaaaattctatGAAAATCCATGTTTAGGTTTTAAAAAATTGCCTGTTACAACGAAAACCGCCGCAACAAAACCGGAATACCAATACCCTTATTAACCGATTTTATGAAAAAGTCACACATGTACCGACCATAATCAATGTCACAACACCTTTACGTGATCGCAACAACCGCGACCGTTATTTAAAACCTTAATCCAGTTATAGATCAATAAAAACATACAACAAGAGATCTAAAAACCAGAATTACAAAAACATATAGAAAGCGTATTAAGCAAGTTATCATTgagataaacataataattaccagtaataataaagaataatgataatgtgaaatgaaagaaaagtggtaaaattatatgaaatgaGAGAGAATATAAGGAAGGAGTGTAGCGAGAAAACAAAGAAGATTATGTGAAGATTATATAGAAATATGAATGtgtaaaagagaagagaaagaatgaaAAATGGATGAATGAGAGTGAGAGTCTCAGGTACCTTTGATTTTGTGAGAGAGAGACTAGTTCTTACTATTTTGTGAAATGAGAGAGAATGGTGCGAGTGAAATGGAGTGAAGTTAGGAGTATTTATAGTTATTTCTTAGTTTATGGTTGCTTTGTTTTGGTGTCTAAATCCAACTACTCCCATTCCACCACCCAACTTCTCTCTTTCCTACTCAACAAACATACCACTTAATTaatcatctttttctttcttttctttttttttttataaatattttctacTTATAGTTGCTTTGTTGGTGTTGCTTATTGTTGGAGTTGGACATCTTTAGGGGTgatttttgtttaatttgaataaaaaatgggTGAAAATTATATAGATTTTTGGATATGttagtttattttaatgattaaataatatattaattaagagGTAAaagttattaaattaaaaaagtatCGGTTAACATAAGAAGAGCTAAACAAATtgcaacaagaaaaagaaaatgtatgatagagaaaataaaaaatgagatAATCATCAAAACAACTAAAATTTAGAAGGATCTTGTAGATAAAACATTCAAGGAGTTAGAAACCTCGTCACTATGATTTAGGTTAGATATTAAACTATTGGAATTAGCATTAACAAATAAGAACTTACTAAGAGAGAACCAAAAACTACAAACCACTACCAACCTATGAATCCAAACAAATACTTGATCCACTATTAATTAAGAATAAGGATAGGGTTCTAAAGGCAGTCAGAGAAAGTACATGAGTTCACCTCAACTCTACCTAGAAACCATTGACAAGCCAAACAATACTCTTCCCCTCCACTTTTTTCACGGTTGTTGAAACACTATTAAAGATACCATTATTACGAATCCTCCAAATAAACAAGACCACAACATGCCAAATTCTCAACCAAATCGGAGGCCAAAGAAGAAATAAGAAGGTCCAAGTGAACATGGTAAGCAAAGGTAACAGAGAAAATACAATTTTGTGTATGATTCTAATTTCACTTATCTATATCCTTAGATAGAGTAAAACATTGAAACATGGAGAGAAGGTTATCAACCCCAGGTAACTCATCGGAAAAGAAGGATCTCCTCCACTAGAGATCCAAAAGGAGATACACATTTCCACCACGAAGAAGCATATCAGAAAATCGAGGTTgtcctccccccccccccccgagcgAAGAGAAGAAACAACTGGGGTACTATATCTAGCTATAGGAATACCATATCAAATAATTGAAGCACTTGTAATCAATCTTCATCTCCACATAGCCAAAATGGCTAGATTTACCAACTAGAGGTCCTTAACTccttaccccccccccccctttgctCTAAGGCGTACAAACACGATCCCATTTAACCAATGAGATATTAAAATCTTCATTCACTCTTTCCCAAAGAAAACTTCTTTGAATCTTAACAAACTTCTTCCCAACCTTCACAGAcatcttcaaaaagacaaaaagaagagGGAGATAACATAAAGCAAAGAATTAAAAAGAACCAAAAATTAATAGACTAACTTTGGTGATCTTGATTACTGTGAAAAAACTGTTAAAGTATgtcttaaaacctttgttgataAAGAGAAGGAAAACATGAGGTCCGCCACATGTGGATAATATCAATAGATAGCGCCTTGAATCTGAAGAGGATTGGTGCCTGAATTATCTTAGAAGGCCCAGACAACCTCCTCATAGAACAATCCTAATATCTGAGTTCAAAGCCAACAATAATCAAGTTGAGAATGAGGCTCTCACAGCTAGTATGAGCCTCATCATAGATATGGGCACTTGAAGTCTTAGAGCTAGGAGCAACTCACAGTTGATTGCAAATTAAGTCACCGGAAATATCAAGCTAAGAAAGCATAGCTGATCAAGTATATCATAAAGGTTTGAGAATTATCTAAttgtttcaaaattttcaaagtaatatatatatatatatatatatatatatatatatatatatatatatatatatatatatatatacctaggGAACATAACTCTTACGGACATCTCCTCTCAAAGCTTTCTAGCACCAAGAAATCCGACCATAACAATATATTCTTACAAGAAACTCTAGTCGCCCTCAATATCAAAATAGAAGAAATTAACATCGTCGATGTTGCCTAATACACAAGTTGTATGGCGCCTATAACACGTTATTTAACGAAAGATGAG from Vicia villosa cultivar HV-30 ecotype Madison, WI linkage group LG4, Vvil1.0, whole genome shotgun sequence encodes the following:
- the LOC131594518 gene encoding 5-methyltetrahydropteroyltriglutamate--homocysteine methyltransferase-like → MASHIVGYPRMGPKRELKFALESFWDKKSSAEDLEKVAADLRASIWKQMASAGIKYIPSNTFAYYDQVLNTTAMLGAVPPRYGWTGGEIGFDTYFSMGRGNATVPAMEMTKWFDTNYHFIVPELGPDTKFTYASHKAVNEYKEAKALGVDTIPVLVGPVTYLLLSKPANGVDPSFDLLTLLPKVIAVYKEVVEDLKAAGASWIQFDEPTLVLDLEPHKLHAFTAAYSDLASSLSGLNVLVETYFADIPADAYKTLTSLPGVTAFGVDLVRGAKTVDLIKGGFPSGKYLFAGVVDGRNIWANDLTASLITLNGLENVVGKDKLVVSTSCSLLHTAVDLVNETKLDNEIKSWLAFAAQKVVEVNALANALAGQKDDAFFSSNSAALASRKTSPRVTNEAVQKAAAALKGSDHRRATNVSTRLDAQQKKLNLPVLPTTTIGSFPQTPELRRVRREYKANKISEEEYVKEIKEEIRKVVELQEKLDIDVLVHGEPERNDMVEYFGEQLSGFAFTVNGWVQSYGSRCVKPPIIYGDVSRPKPMTVFWSSTAQSMTKRPMKGMLTGPVTILNWSFVRNDQPRSETTYQIALAIKDEVEDLEKAGITVIQIDEAALREGLPLRKAAQAQYLDWAVHAFRITNVGVQDTTQIHTHMCYSHFNDIIHSIIDMDADVITIENSRSDEKLLRVFRDGVKYGAGIGPGVYDIHSPRIPPTEEIADRMNKMLAVLETNILWVNPDCGLKTRKYTEVNPALTNMVAATKLIRNQLASGK